The genomic DNA TATACAGGTCTCTAACCCCCTTCTCCTTCTAAGATAAGTTTCATAAGATTCTAAAAACCATTTCTCATGTTCATGTTGCGCTAACGTACTATCTTCTGGTTTCTGTCTTGATCAGTAACCGGAACAAGAGCCGATGAAGAGGTAAGGATTTTCGTGGACATTTTTATTTCAGGTGCATCATCCTCTCTTGGTGTCTTTGTCCTAGTAACCCTGCTCTGTGCAGACAATTGACAGACTGATAGACACTGGGGACAGTGAACAAATATTCCAGAAGGCAATTCAGGAACAAGGGCGGGGCCAGGTTCTTCCTCCCTTTCATTGGCATTTCTAGAGAAATGGGATGATTGTATCCGTAAACAATATTCTTGAGCACACAAAGTGGAGCTTAAGTTGATGACCAACGAACATCTGACTCGAATGATCCACGCTTACAGATTATGGACACTGTTGCTGAAATTCAAGAGCGCCATGATGCTGTGAGAGAACTAGAGAGGAAGCTTCTTGATCTGCAGCAGGTTAATTTACTTCCTCTGACCCGTGCTATCTCAATGAACTAAGACTACCCTGTTAATTTCtttgaagaaaaattcaaCATTTATTCTAAAGGAGAATCTTGGCTTTGACACAGTTCCACAAAAAGAGCTTTTTTTGATGAATCAAAAAAGCTGATTGCgactcaaaattttttttttattgcgACTCGGTTCGAACAAAAAGAGCTTACTTATCTGCTAACGATAGTTCATGATTAGCgtataaaaattgaatgcGACTCAAACCTCATCTCTGAAATACAGGTGTTCCTGGATATGGCAGTTCTGGTTGATGCCCAGGGGGAGATGATTGATGACATAGAAACCCAGGTATTCTCGCACTTTTAAAACGCCCCATCATTTAAGTTGATCCCGCAGTTGTTACACGAGAATGAAAATGTTCTGGAATCGAATTTTGAGACTGCTTGGCATTGGGATTTCCATCTCCCGATTAGCTCTAAATGTTGCTTGACTCCTGTCTATCTCAGATCTCGAGTGCGGTTGACCACGTTCAAGGTGGGAATGTAGCCCTTCAGAAGGCGAAGAAGCTGCAGAAGAACACGAGGAAGTGGACCTGCATAGCTATCATTATCCTCCTCATCATAGTCGCGGTTACCGTCTTAGGAGTCCTCAAGCCTTGGAAAAAGAGCTAGTGCTCGCCTTGACGACTCTTAGAAGTATGATATGAGTAGCATCTTCGGCCGATAGATAGTATGCTTGCAGCAATTTTTGTccataaattttgtttccaCATTCTGAACTTCGATTTTCCTCCTTGAGATTCAATTGGGAATGcaaacccttttttttcttcaccATTAGTAGTGTGTGGTTTGTTATATACAATCATATGCGATCGAAGAAGAGGTTTGGTTTTACGGATCCTGCGAATTGGTAGTTAGTACCTCATCGACAGCCACCCGAATCCTCGGCAGCCTGCCACATTGTCATGTGTTGGCTGTGGTTATGAGAAATACGATCATACTAGActctaattaaaaatatttagcTCGATTGATTTCGTaatctgattttaagattttaattctaacataattattaaagtcaacaatataattattacttttttatttttcttcaattttttaaccattcaattcaatttttaataataaattatctcaactatttattaattttttcacaattcaacaatacaatcactactttttcacactttttttcataattcaacatcacaataattacaaatcaattaaaatcaaaactcaactcaactcaccTCAACTCTAAAGTCAAACGCTCGTAAAAGTCTTTCAAAGTTAGCTtaatctttttcctttttgtacAGCTAAGAAAAATATTAGTTTATCAAGTTGCATGGTGTGCCGTATTATTGATgaatttgataaataattactaaaattaatagataatcaattaattagttTTCGTTAATTGAGACAATCAAATGGCTAAGAATACGCAGATCAAGAGAAGTTCCACTCTATTTATCTGCACCCCGATGCATGTGATCCACcccattttaaattttttgggcGAAAGGGCAagccccccccccaaaaaaaaagaaggttcCAATAAacgagggagggagagagagagaacagagACGCCATCACCACCCACTCCGAGCTCGAGCTGAACGAACCGTTCCAATTTCAGACacacatagagagagagagagagagagagagattcttgTTCTTGTTCGAGGAAGTCTAGATTAGATTGGATAGGTGACAGGATAAGCCCATTTTTTGCGGTCCGATAACAATACAAATCACCTCCGGCCCTGTCTGTTCTTCTTTCCCCTCCCTTTTTCTCGTCGTTTTCTCGGTtccaattttgcccccctctGCTGCCTACCCAGTTTGTTTCCTCCTGCTGGCCTTCCGATGGCCTCCCCAGCTGCGGCGACGCCCTTCCTGTTCCTCTTCATGGCCGCCTTCTCGGCGGTGCGGTGCGTGTCGTCGGAATCGCCGCCTTTGTGCCCCGTCGAATCAGCTCCGTTGCTGCTCCCTCTGCAATCTCAGTGCCCCGCTTCGATCTCCCTCAATCCGCATCTTCAGGTGCGTTAATTGCTGTTCTTTCTCACGATTTTCGTTAATAtctatcaattttattttgcattGGTCTGgaagttttgatttttgatCGGTGATTCGCCGCTTGCTTAGATGTTTGCGATGCTTTTTGCCTTCCATTTCATCTGGGTATGTGGGTCCTTTCTTCAGCTGCCATTCTAGAAATTTGGCTTCTTCTTCGATCAGCTTgtttatagattttttttctctaaaagGGTTACAATGCTTGGTTTAAGGGTCAAATTGTTGTCTTCTGATTTCTGCTTTCCTTTGAGGCCTAACTGTTGGCGTGTGTGTTGAAAAGAATCAGGCCTTCCTGTCTTTTCATCATTAGtcaatcttgatttttttttataaatgggGTATGGAGTTCGTCAATTTTCTGTAGAAGAGTTGACTTCATTGTTGGACTGGAACAGGATAAACCTAGACCCTGTAGAACCACGCCGAGAAGTCTGTTCAGGAAGCTCTTGTCATGTCAAAGTCAAATTTTGTAGGCTCAAAAGTGGCCATAGTTATCGCCTTCTTGCGAGTAATAATGACTAAAACGTTTTGCCCTTTTTCTCAGGTGGATGGGGACTTCCTCGAGAGAGTTCTGTCTTCCAAACAGCAGAGTGGCTATACGTCTGTCCTCTTCTATGCTTCCTGGTGCCCTTTCTCTCAGAGGCTTATACCAACATATGATGTCCTTAGTTCCATGTTTCCTCAGATCGACCATTTGGCAGTCGAACAATCTTCAGCCATGCCGAGGTACATTTGCTGTTACTCAAACATTCTCCACCTGCTGTCTTAACATCAAGGAGAGTTGGGTAACTTCACGTGTATATGGACAGGATTTCAGAATATTAAAGCATCGTCAGTTTCAATTGGTTTAGAGAACACAAATCATGTGGCTGCATCTAAGCTTATGGTTTTGTAGATTTTGATGGGAATTGACGATTCAAATATGCTAATGTAACAATTGAGCAGTAGCTATATGTGTTATGTAAGACTATACCGGGAGAAGCAATGGagtaatatatattgttagaGAATGCATTGTCAGTAGCGGAGGAAGTTGATTTGCTTGCTATAGATTGCATGAGTCATGACCTTCTTTCTTAAAGGTGCTGCTTGGAAGTGCCTTTTCCTTTTGTTAAGTTTTTATTTATGCTCATCTGTGTTATGATACAGTCTTTTTTCAAGGTATGGGATCCATAGCGTGCCATCGATAATGTTGGTCAGTGAGACTTTAAGAGTGAGATATCATGGTCCGAAGAATTTTGTCTCCCTTGTGAAGTTTTACGAGAGGGTCACTGGTATGTTGTCAGTCTTATTCTTGAACTTGGGCAATTCAGCACCACGGTTGGGGTTTAATCGATTTCTgattcatttcttttatttctttggtGCAGGGCTTAAACCAGTTCAGGACATTGTGGATGATGAGCCAATGAGTCCGAATAGGTTAGCGCCGAAGGACATGCTAGAAAGAGAACCTTACTTAGTTTTCTCCATATTGTTCATCTGTTTGAGGGTACTCCTCATGAGACTACCAGGAACTTTGTCTTGGATGAAATCTTTCTGGGTCTCATATGTTCCCCATTTCAACTTGGGAATCTTGGGAGAAACAAGCCAGATATCGAGCCGCGTCCTCCACACGATCGATGTTAGAAGATTCTGGACGAAGCTGAGACACTGTAAAACCCAAAATTTCCATGGGGGCACAAAAAATGCCCGAGCTTGGGCATCTTCATTTGCTTCCGTCTCGTTAGGCGAGCCCTCATCAGCTAGATCGTCGACTTAGGTAGAGATTGAGGTTTAGCAAAGTATTCTCTTCTCTGGGACAATTAGTTGCGCCCTTCCAGGCGCCGTTGATCACTAATCTTAAACTTTAGTTTGAAGTGTTCCTCGGAGCAGctgttgtttttatttttattttttttcgctCTTTTGAGTTGGGGTTTCCCTCCTCGACAAAAAGCTTGTAAATTCGGAAGCAGCTTTCCTCGTGTATAATATTAGTCACTTCAGAGGAACAATCTTCACACAGTAATCCGAATGTACGATAATTAACCGCACACGTCTGCGTTCATTCTCTGTTGTGGAAGTCAGCTTTATGGGGGAAATGGAAGAGAAAAGGCGGTATACCGGTTCTCCTCGATGTGCCTCAATTCATGTCTTGAATTAGTCGGAACTGTTCCGAAAGGCCATTGTTCACGGGATGAATCTGTGATTTATCGATAAGTTCGTCATAAATTTTCAGAATGATGGGTACTCTGTATCTTGTCTGATAGAGGAAATTTCAGCATGGATTGGTATTTTGGTGAATCTGTTGACAGGGGAAGGAGAAAATTGAACTAACCCGCCATTGACACACATATATagttaattgtaataattataatgatatcTTATGGTAGGAAAAGATCCCAGTTCATGGACTCGTATGATTGGCTTTCACTGTCTTACCTTTCAAAGTCTTCCACCTGTCGGTATCATCCTAAGCAAAATCCGGCAAGTAATCTGAATCTTTAACATTTTTTGTCTCTCTTCTCCTCGTGGAAGGAAACTGATCTGAGCATCTTTCTTCCATGTTTTATGCCTGATCCAAGTGAAGggctgcttttttttttttttttttttttttggtaggtaGTGAAGGGCTGCTCAGATAATCGGTTTTGCCCCCGCAGGATGCTTAGTTCTCGGAAGATCTATAGCATCCCATGTGCATGGTAAGTGGAATCTTGATCGCCATTAGATTGAATTGATCCGTCTCTTATTAAACCGAACATACTTTATCCAATGGTTGATGGACCTTCATTGAATTAAATCGATGCATCTCTTACTAAATAGGATAGGCTCCATCCAACGGTTGATGGACCCTCAAGTATGATATTTGGTGGTTTAGTGTTATGTCGATTCCAATGTAACATTTTAGAAAACGAAGGATGAATGCAATCCAAGCTGATCCTTGGCCAAGACAAGAAtcacattttcaattttgctgTTCTACGTGTCAATAAAATAAGGAATTTTGGTAAAATCCAATCAAGAGGGGGGGGAACTAGAATTCTTCATGATGGGCCCCACCCATTCTGTCGGCTGCTTGAAGGATAAGCACGCATAGGTGGACCATTCCACATTGTTCATTCGTTCATTCACCTTTCAGCTTAATGGGTTCAGTCAAGTCTTCTCTCCAAGAGGAAGAGGACGCCACTGAGGGATCTCCACTTGGTTAGCACTTGAACAAGCATGAACGAATCATCCCCTCCTCCGAGCACGTAATTTGACCCTTTTGTTAGAAACTTTGCCTTGATTCGGTGGAAGTGATCCTGCAGCTTGTTGGCCATGGATATCCAGGACTGGGAGCTGCTCCCTGTTGATGGGTTTCTCGATTTCCATGGCGATGGCGAGGTGAAGCTTTACTCCCCGAAGCGGAATTCTCACTCAAAAAGTGTTCTTGATTCCGATTATTTCAGATGCCCATCTCCCGACTCGTGGAAGCTCGTCGATCCGCCGGGGAACCCTAGGTCTCATAACCAGTTCGTCCCCGTTGGGGTCCAGTTGGACCCGGAAGGTGATGAAGCGAAAGAAGTCACCAAACTTCCGATCGATGAGTCTGTGGTCACTGCGAAAGCCGGAGCTCCCGACATGGAAGCTCTGCGTGGAGCGGAAGATCAAGACCCTGTATCCCAAGTTTCCTTCAAGAAAACGAAGGAAGCTAATGAATTTGCCGACATGAAAATGGACTTGTCGCCGAGGTGCGGCGGTGTCAGAGGAATTGTGCCCCCCATCGAAGCCTTCTACTTCGGGGAGAGGGACGAGGCCGATGAGAACAATATGGAAGGACCAATCTCCCCGAGGATAAAGCATGGGAAGAGGGAGATGGTGAAGAAGATGGACCCTTGTGATGGGGTGAGCTGGGAAGAGAGCAAAGGTGGGCTGAAGATGTGGAAATGGGGGTTGTCCGGGATCGGGGCTCTTTGCTCCTTCGGTGTCGTTGCTGCTGCCACTTGCTGTATTCTCATCCTCGGCAGCCGCCAAAACCACCCGAAACACAACGTTAGGTTTCAGATCTACGCCGATGACAAGGTAAGCAAATTAGTCTTAGTTTTGCCTCCAAAACTTGCATCTCATCCGTGAGTCAGTAAGGAAGATTTACAATCCTTACCTGTTGTTAAGCGATGCCTGTGATCGTATTTTTCCCGGAAATCAGTAATTGATAGTACTAGACCAAGTAAATGATGAAACATGGTTGTGCTTCGAGGCACTCCTCAGGTCCTGTTTATTAGCTGTGAATAACCAGGATCCATGGTGATCAAATAAGCTTTCGGATAAATCTAGGAATAGCAAAATCACAATCATAAGTTCAACAGGGACATATTTTCTGATGAATTTTGTTGTAGGAAGAATCGAAGAAACTAGCTTTTGTTTCCCATCAGCTACTCTTTTTGTTGGGTTTGTACAAGATTGTGCAAAACCTAGATAGCTAACGCGTGTTCCTGCAGAGGATCAAGCAAGTTGTTCACCATGCAACCAAGTTGAATGAAGCAATATCGGCGGTGAGAGGAGTTCCCGTCACAGGAGCTCATATCACTTTCGGTGGTTACTACGATGGGCTCTAATCTGAAGTTGGTGTTCgtaagtaaaattaaatcCTGAAAGCTGCAGGATGTCGTCTCATATTGCATATAGATCCCAGTCCTTGCCTGATCGATGCAGCTCAAATCTGTACATGGTACTACTCCATTAAGTTCTTGCATAaggaaacatatatatatatatgcttgtaAATATTCTATTAGTTCTGCTTAAACGGGATTCTGTGTCGTTTGTATATGTAAGTTGAACATCGTTTTATGAATTGTGTGATTATGTAAAATTCCCGATCTCCGAACAGATCCTTGATAGATTATCAGGGAATCGGATGAACTGCATCTAAATATTCTCACTTTTGGAGAAGTATTATAGGACTCTCTGCTAAGTCTGCTAGATATTTTCGTTAGCCCATGAAAGGCAAAGAAAACGAGTGATGGGGAGAGGAAGCTAACCCAAACAGAAGAGATTCATGGAGGTGTGACCCACCGTCCCACTGATATGATAGGCAGATTGAATTATTAGTGTGCGTCAATTTTTACTTAACATGGTGATAAGGGGAGCTCAATAGAGATGCAGATGAATGGCGTTCGATCGCTGTTACAAATTCGGTTTGTTCGTTGAGCCAGTTAACTGGAACTCTTCCAAGATCTGGCCTGAGTGTGACTCCAAAACCTGGTTGGGATTTAAAGCGAGTGAAACTATTCACAACCGGCGCCAACCATCTTTTGGCGAGTTTGGTTGTTTTCTCGGCCTAACGTGGTCCTCTCATGCCAAATTTGGCTGCTTTGGTGGTTCATTTCTGGGTGACGCTCACCTGCCGAACCTATAATGCCTATCCCAACCTGGCAAGGCCGTCGTCGTCAGAGCCAAGCTTCTGACCAATTTGAGAAGCTATGATGGTAGGTTACCTTAATCCGTGCATCCACGCGGAATGGAAACACGCCGTAATATCATCCATGAGGATAGGGTCCATCAAAATTGAAACTTGAAGGTCGGAAGGAATTGAAGTGAATAAGCACAGAAATAACTGAACTGGTTCCCAAATCGAACAAATTGGAACACTCAATACAGTAATCAATGATCGTCAGTAGCACGGTGTGAATGCGTTCGATCGATTGATATCAACCAAAGAATTGAAAACGGAAAACGGCACTAAATAGAAAAGCCTCAACCCCATTTCCTCAAGACAG from Punica granatum isolate Tunisia-2019 chromosome 2, ASM765513v2, whole genome shotgun sequence includes the following:
- the LOC116195338 gene encoding 5'-adenylylsulfate reductase-like 5 isoform X1 → MASPAAATPFLFLFMAAFSAVRCVSSESPPLCPVESAPLLLPLQSQCPASISLNPHLQVDGDFLERVLSSKQQSGYTSVLFYASWCPFSQRLIPTYDVLSSMFPQIDHLAVEQSSAMPSLFSRYGIHSVPSIMLVSETLRVRYHGPKNFVSLVKFYERVTGLKPVQDIVDDEPMSPNRLAPKDMLEREPYLVFSILFICLRVLLMRLPGTLSWMKSFWVSYVPHFNLGILGETSQISSRVLHTIDVRRFWTKLRHCKTQNFHGGTKNARAWASSFASVSLGEPSSARSST
- the LOC116195338 gene encoding 5'-adenylylsulfate reductase-like 5 isoform X2; this encodes MASPAAATPFLFLFMAAFSAVRCVSSESPPLCPVESAPLLLPLQSQCPASISLNPHLQVDGDFLERVLSSKQQSGYTSVLFYASWCPFSQRLIPTYDVLSSMFPQIDHLAVEQSSAMPRYGIHSVPSIMLVSETLRVRYHGPKNFVSLVKFYERVTGLKPVQDIVDDEPMSPNRLAPKDMLEREPYLVFSILFICLRVLLMRLPGTLSWMKSFWVSYVPHFNLGILGETSQISSRVLHTIDVRRFWTKLRHCKTQNFHGGTKNARAWASSFASVSLGEPSSARSST
- the LOC116195339 gene encoding uncharacterized protein LOC116195339 — encoded protein: MDIQDWELLPVDGFLDFHGDGEVKLYSPKRNSHSKSVLDSDYFRCPSPDSWKLVDPPGNPRSHNQFVPVGVQLDPEGDEAKEVTKLPIDESVVTAKAGAPDMEALRGAEDQDPVSQVSFKKTKEANEFADMKMDLSPRCGGVRGIVPPIEAFYFGERDEADENNMEGPISPRIKHGKREMVKKMDPCDGVSWEESKGGLKMWKWGLSGIGALCSFGVVAAATCCILILGSRQNHPKHNVRFQIYADDKRIKQVVHHATKLNEAISAVRGVPVTGAHITFGGYYDGL